In Methanobacterium aggregans, one DNA window encodes the following:
- the sucD gene encoding succinate--CoA ligase subunit alpha codes for MIILDKNTKCAVQGVTGKQGSFHTEQMIEYGTNIIAGTSPGKGGQEIGGVPIYNSIAEIKDDVDINASIIFVPAPFAKDAAFEAISQLDLAVIITEHIPVHDAMEIVAYAEKNDTTLIGPNTPGVISPGVGKLGIMPTHIFSPGNIGIVSRSGTLTYEVASQITNAGMGQSTCLGIGGDPVVGMNFSSVLQRFEDDDNTDFMVMIGEIGGTAEEKAAAFIADNIKKPVIAYIAGVTAPPGKRMGHAGAIIDGESGTAASKIKALESAGVRVARRPSEIAGIIKDMI; via the coding sequence ATGATAATTCTTGATAAAAATACAAAATGTGCTGTTCAGGGAGTTACAGGGAAGCAAGGTTCCTTTCACACTGAACAGATGATTGAATACGGTACGAACATAATTGCAGGAACCAGTCCAGGTAAAGGAGGACAGGAAATTGGTGGAGTGCCAATTTACAATTCCATAGCAGAAATAAAGGATGATGTTGACATCAACGCTTCCATAATATTTGTACCTGCACCCTTTGCAAAGGATGCTGCCTTTGAAGCCATATCACAACTGGATCTGGCAGTTATAATCACCGAACACATCCCAGTCCACGATGCCATGGAGATAGTTGCCTACGCAGAGAAAAATGATACCACACTCATTGGACCAAACACCCCTGGAGTAATAAGTCCTGGTGTTGGAAAACTTGGAATAATGCCCACACACATATTCAGCCCTGGAAACATTGGAATAGTTTCAAGAAGCGGAACCCTTACCTATGAAGTTGCAAGCCAGATAACAAATGCTGGAATGGGTCAGAGCACATGCCTCGGTATTGGAGGAGACCCTGTCGTTGGAATGAACTTCTCAAGTGTCCTTCAAAGGTTTGAAGATGACGATAACACAGATTTTATGGTGATGATCGGAGAAATTGGAGGCACTGCAGAGGAGAAAGCAGCAGCATTTATAGCTGATAACATAAAAAAACCTGTTATTGCGTACATTGCAGGAGTAACAGCACCTCCTGGAAAGAGAATGGGACATGCAGGAGCCATAATTGATGGTGAAAGCGGTACAGCAGCAAGTAAAATAAAAGCCCTTGAATCTGCAGGCGTACGTGTTGCAAGACGCCCATCTGAGATTGCAGGAATTATCAAGGATATGATTTAA
- a CDS encoding TatD family hydrolase has protein sequence MEQIPVTDNHIHVDPVNGEGPVAVATKFKRAGGSVMISPNKPTWTVGASCSFREAMELGIKYVDTINTETDVKAFAVVGAHPAELSRRIKEGLALEKGEELLRDALKTAQKLVLEGKAVGIGEVGRPHYEVSTEELQVHNRLIQYAMELAKDAECPVQLHTETSGPGEFKEFAQMADKAGLERSQVIKHFSGPMVLEEENHGLTPSLIATRDVVTEGVEKLHSGLHSNGKLNFIMETDYMDDLSRPGAVLGPKTVPRRTRELLEKGIITEDEAYTIHVENIERIYHVDLGF, from the coding sequence ATGGAACAGATTCCAGTGACAGACAACCACATACACGTGGATCCTGTAAATGGTGAAGGACCAGTTGCAGTGGCAACCAAATTTAAAAGGGCAGGCGGAAGTGTTATGATCAGTCCAAACAAGCCCACTTGGACTGTTGGGGCATCATGCAGCTTCAGGGAGGCAATGGAACTTGGAATAAAGTACGTGGATACCATAAACACTGAGACAGATGTTAAGGCATTTGCAGTTGTTGGAGCACATCCAGCTGAACTCTCAAGACGTATCAAAGAAGGTTTGGCCCTTGAAAAGGGTGAAGAACTCCTGAGAGATGCCCTTAAAACAGCTCAGAAGCTGGTTCTTGAGGGTAAGGCCGTTGGCATAGGTGAGGTTGGAAGACCCCACTACGAGGTTTCTACAGAAGAACTCCAGGTTCACAACAGACTCATCCAGTATGCAATGGAACTTGCAAAGGATGCAGAATGCCCAGTCCAGCTCCACACAGAAACTTCCGGACCCGGAGAGTTCAAAGAATTTGCCCAAATGGCAGATAAAGCAGGGCTTGAAAGATCACAGGTAATAAAACATTTCTCAGGGCCAATGGTACTTGAAGAAGAAAACCACGGACTCACACCATCCCTCATTGCAACGAGGGATGTGGTAACCGAGGGAGTTGAGAAGCTTCATTCAGGACTTCATTCAAATGGAAAACTGAACTTCATCATGGAAACAGATTACATGGATGACCTTTCAAGACCTGGAGCAGTACTCGGCCCGAAAACTGTTCCAAGGCGTACAAGAGAACTTCTTGAGAAGGGTATCATCACAGAGGACGAAGCCTACACGATACATGTTGAGAACATTGAACGGATCTATCATGTTGATCTGGGATTTTAA
- a CDS encoding shikimate dehydrogenase yields MITGKTNVFGIMGDPVEHSLSPPMHNAAFEKLGMDSVYVPFHVKKGEIGAALEGARAMGIKGLNITIPHKTSVMEHLDELDHAAELIGAVNTVKFQNGSKGYNTDGLGAVRAIEEVTTVKNKKVVILGAGGAARAVSFQILLEGAGEVVIANRTVEKAKALRDDLVSNLDASVKSSDLDLEVIGEIQDADILINTTPIGMYPNVDDEPLVNADMMHENLVVNDIVYNPFETGLLKEAKKAGARAVPGTKMLIYQGVEAFKIWTGVEAPVDVFEKALMKELNLGGEL; encoded by the coding sequence ATGATAACTGGAAAAACCAATGTTTTTGGTATAATGGGTGACCCTGTTGAGCACAGCCTTTCACCTCCAATGCACAATGCAGCATTTGAAAAACTCGGAATGGACAGTGTTTATGTTCCATTTCATGTTAAAAAAGGTGAAATTGGAGCTGCACTTGAAGGTGCCCGTGCAATGGGAATAAAAGGTTTGAACATTACAATTCCACATAAAACCAGCGTAATGGAACATCTTGATGAACTGGATCATGCTGCAGAACTCATCGGTGCCGTGAACACCGTGAAGTTCCAGAACGGATCCAAGGGATACAACACAGATGGTTTAGGTGCAGTGAGGGCCATTGAAGAAGTCACAACTGTGAAAAATAAGAAAGTGGTAATTTTAGGGGCCGGAGGTGCTGCAAGGGCAGTTTCATTCCAGATACTTCTTGAAGGTGCAGGAGAAGTTGTTATTGCAAACAGAACAGTTGAAAAGGCAAAAGCCCTCAGGGACGACCTAGTATCCAATCTTGACGCAAGTGTGAAATCTTCTGATCTGGATCTGGAGGTTATAGGGGAAATCCAGGATGCTGACATCCTCATAAACACAACCCCAATAGGCATGTATCCGAACGTTGACGATGAACCCCTTGTCAATGCTGATATGATGCATGAAAACCTGGTTGTCAACGACATAGTTTACAATCCCTTTGAAACAGGCCTGCTGAAGGAAGCAAAGAAGGCAGGTGCCAGGGCGGTTCCAGGAACCAAAATGCTGATCTACCAGGGAGTTGAAGCCTTTAAGATCTGGACGGGTGTTGAAGCCCCTGTGGATGTTTTTGAAAAGGCATTGATGAAGGAGTTGAACCTTGGAGGGGAACTTTGA
- a CDS encoding DedA family protein, with protein sequence MVGLVEFVSNFAISLISSLGYWGVFIGMTLESACIPLPSEIIMPFSGFVVWQGNTNMTLWGITLIGALGNLFGSLIAYFVGLKGGRPFLEKYGKYVLISHSKLELADQWFERYGYEAVLISRVLPIIRTFISLPAGIAHMDLKKFVIYTFLGSLPWCFVLGYIGVQLGPRWEIIKGYFHILDIIVAIGIIAFLGYLVYHYKNTTNID encoded by the coding sequence ATGGTAGGACTAGTAGAATTTGTAAGCAACTTCGCAATATCTCTTATAAGTAGTCTTGGTTACTGGGGAGTTTTCATTGGAATGACCCTTGAAAGCGCATGTATACCCCTTCCAAGCGAAATTATCATGCCATTCAGCGGATTCGTTGTATGGCAGGGTAACACCAACATGACACTCTGGGGCATAACCCTCATCGGTGCTCTGGGAAACCTCTTCGGATCCCTCATAGCCTACTTCGTAGGTTTAAAAGGGGGAAGACCTTTTCTTGAAAAATACGGTAAGTATGTACTTATAAGCCACAGCAAACTCGAACTTGCAGACCAGTGGTTCGAACGCTACGGATACGAAGCTGTGCTCATAAGCAGGGTGCTTCCAATTATCAGAACGTTCATATCACTTCCTGCAGGAATTGCACACATGGACCTCAAGAAGTTTGTGATCTACACCTTTTTAGGTTCACTGCCATGGTGTTTTGTTCTGGGTTATATAGGAGTTCAGTTAGGTCCAAGATGGGAGATTATAAAGGGCTACTTCCACATACTAGACATAATCGTGGCAATTGGAATAATTGCATTCTTAGGATACCTGGTTTACCACTACAAAAACACAACAAATATAGATTAA
- a CDS encoding TIGR00267 family protein — protein sequence MNIREFIHEYFNMSRYIALGTLDGILAVMGITIAAAGIASAGGGTTPNYAIGLTGLSGGIALAMSNAFGSFIGERAEETRTMRELEHKMMLDEGKLEDTVIHNQAKKRVHMSMFTHGFSSFIGSFVPVLPFLVIADRMTAIVTTVVLCFAALILLGVYLGKVSRGSLLRTSVEIMAIGVVISVVSFLIGGSH from the coding sequence ATGAACATACGCGAATTCATTCATGAATACTTCAATATGAGCCGTTACATTGCCCTTGGAACACTGGACGGAATCCTTGCGGTTATGGGAATAACAATTGCAGCTGCAGGGATTGCAAGTGCAGGTGGGGGAACAACACCCAATTATGCTATCGGCCTTACAGGGCTCAGTGGGGGAATAGCACTTGCAATGTCCAATGCATTCGGTTCTTTCATAGGGGAACGGGCTGAAGAAACCCGTACAATGAGGGAACTTGAACATAAAATGATGCTCGATGAGGGAAAGCTGGAAGATACAGTTATTCACAATCAAGCCAAAAAAAGGGTTCACATGAGCATGTTCACCCATGGATTCTCAAGCTTCATAGGCTCCTTCGTGCCGGTTCTGCCATTTCTGGTTATAGCAGACAGGATGACAGCCATAGTAACCACTGTTGTTCTGTGCTTTGCAGCCCTGATACTTCTGGGAGTTTACCTGGGTAAGGTATCCAGAGGCAGCCTTCTCAGGACGAGCGTGGAGATAATGGCCATAGGAGTAGTTATAAGTGTTGTAAGTTTCCTTATTGGGGGAAGCCACTAG
- the hisI gene encoding phosphoribosyl-AMP cyclohydrolase: MEGPLELNFRHEVKGEKLVIAIAQDYKTSEVLMVAYMNKEALERTIETGKAHYWSTSRCKLWFKGESSGHFQEVHEILTDCDEDAVLLKVKQNGGACHEGYFSCFFRQICSGDSVGQDAGKCEVRIVKEKIFEPEKIYGEK, translated from the coding sequence ATGGAAGGACCTTTAGAACTAAACTTCAGGCATGAAGTGAAGGGTGAAAAACTGGTTATAGCAATTGCACAGGACTACAAAACTTCTGAAGTTCTCATGGTAGCTTACATGAACAAAGAGGCACTTGAGAGAACCATTGAAACTGGTAAAGCCCATTACTGGAGCACGTCCCGGTGCAAACTATGGTTCAAGGGTGAAAGTTCAGGACATTTTCAGGAGGTCCATGAAATATTAACAGACTGTGATGAAGATGCTGTGCTTTTGAAGGTTAAACAGAATGGTGGAGCATGTCATGAAGGTTATTTTTCATGTTTCTTCAGACAGATATGTTCCGGGGACTCTGTGGGACAGGATGCAGGTAAATGTGAAGTTCGGATAGTTAAGGAAAAGATTTTTGAACCTGAAAAAATTTATGGGGAGAAGTAA
- the hisS gene encoding histidine--tRNA ligase, translating to MEIKKPRGTRDFLFKEMEERKYVENTLRRIFETYGYSEIKTPIFEELSLFTTKSGEGIKEQIYHFQDKGGRDLALRPELTAPVARLYINELQKNPKPIKMYYFGSCFRYERPQAGRFRQFWQFGCELIGGKVPGSEAEIIAMSGHCLEELGLEGYEIHIGNLGILRNIINGAGIFGEEHDQIMGLIDKGDVEALQDLLNELKVDDRSKKTLLKLIGMKGDGDILDDVEAIVNYNEKSLEALFEVRELLKALEAFDFHDYIVNLGIARGLDYYSGTVFEIYVHGLGAQKQISGGGTYNLIEIFGGEEVESTGFAFGFDRVMEALRKQKAEIPVTGHVDVFVTPINKDVKLKAFEIAQKLRKSGVSTDVDLAGKKLKKVLSHANTAGIKYVVLVGARELEEGKVTVKNMESGEQELVDASGIADYFQN from the coding sequence ATGGAAATAAAAAAACCTAGAGGAACTCGTGATTTCCTTTTTAAGGAAATGGAAGAACGTAAATATGTTGAAAATACTTTAAGAAGAATATTTGAGACTTACGGTTACAGTGAGATAAAAACCCCAATATTTGAGGAACTATCTCTTTTCACAACAAAATCAGGTGAAGGAATAAAGGAACAGATCTACCACTTTCAGGATAAAGGAGGAAGAGATCTGGCCCTCAGACCTGAACTCACAGCCCCAGTTGCGAGGCTTTACATAAATGAGCTTCAAAAAAACCCCAAACCCATTAAGATGTACTACTTCGGGAGCTGTTTCAGGTACGAAAGGCCTCAGGCAGGCAGGTTCAGACAGTTCTGGCAGTTTGGATGTGAACTTATAGGTGGGAAGGTTCCAGGTTCTGAGGCTGAGATCATTGCAATGTCAGGCCACTGCCTCGAGGAACTGGGACTTGAAGGCTACGAAATCCACATAGGAAACCTTGGAATACTCAGAAACATAATCAATGGTGCAGGAATCTTTGGAGAAGAACACGACCAGATAATGGGCCTCATAGATAAGGGGGACGTTGAGGCACTCCAGGACCTGCTCAATGAACTCAAAGTTGATGATAGATCAAAGAAAACCCTTCTGAAGTTGATAGGAATGAAGGGTGATGGAGATATCCTGGATGATGTTGAAGCAATAGTAAACTACAACGAAAAATCTCTTGAAGCACTCTTTGAGGTTCGGGAACTTCTTAAAGCCCTTGAAGCCTTTGATTTCCATGATTACATCGTAAATCTTGGTATTGCACGGGGACTGGATTACTACTCTGGAACTGTCTTTGAGATCTACGTACATGGACTCGGTGCACAAAAACAGATAAGTGGTGGGGGAACCTATAATTTAATAGAGATATTTGGTGGTGAAGAAGTTGAATCCACTGGATTCGCATTTGGCTTCGACAGGGTTATGGAAGCCCTCAGAAAGCAGAAAGCAGAAATTCCAGTCACAGGACATGTTGATGTCTTCGTTACCCCAATAAATAAAGATGTGAAGTTAAAAGCCTTTGAAATAGCCCAGAAACTGCGTAAAAGTGGAGTTTCAACTGATGTTGACCTTGCAGGTAAGAAGCTCAAGAAGGTACTTTCCCATGCAAACACTGCAGGTATCAAGTACGTGGTGCTTGTGGGTGCAAGGGAACTTGAAGAGGGCAAGGTAACAGTTAAAAACATGGAATCTGGTGAACAGGAACTCGTTGATGCCTCAGGCATTGCAGATTACTTTCAGAATTAA
- a CDS encoding S24/S26 family peptidase, with protein sequence MKSNKWLIIGLIVLIAAAASAFYVVENLHSVGITVHTNGTSVNVKASSFLPVPSAMITEMNEKALVDIQDEDSTVSSVKADMQAIAKEYNYNATVKIQSQFGTDQLPMPATVNGTSMVPTLQDGQSLILLKTDDFKVGDIVVAKHPDYGLIVKRLAAINGTMVYLKSDNTKTEVVGTQTIYEDGYYQVVTIEKTPLNTWLPRENVIGVVKGY encoded by the coding sequence TTGAAATCAAATAAATGGTTGATCATAGGATTGATAGTACTGATTGCTGCGGCTGCTTCAGCCTTTTATGTGGTAGAAAACTTACATAGTGTTGGTATAACAGTTCATACCAATGGTACAAGTGTTAATGTCAAAGCATCCTCATTTTTACCAGTTCCAAGTGCAATGATAACTGAGATGAATGAAAAAGCCCTGGTGGATATTCAGGATGAAGACAGCACAGTTTCAAGTGTCAAGGCAGATATGCAGGCAATTGCAAAGGAATACAACTACAATGCAACTGTTAAGATACAGTCTCAGTTTGGAACGGACCAACTGCCAATGCCAGCAACAGTGAATGGAACCTCAATGGTCCCAACCTTACAGGATGGACAGAGCCTGATCCTTCTAAAAACAGATGATTTCAAGGTTGGAGATATTGTGGTTGCTAAACACCCCGATTATGGCTTAATAGTGAAGAGACTGGCTGCAATCAATGGAACCATGGTTTACCTCAAAAGTGACAACACCAAAACAGAAGTTGTTGGAACTCAAACCATCTACGAGGATGGGTACTACCAAGTTGTCACCATTGAAAAAACACCTTTAAACACATGGCTTCCACGAGAAAATGTTATAGGCGTTGTGAAGGGATATTAA
- a CDS encoding RNA ligase partner protein: protein MLAKQRFVLDTTAFTDNQLREDFGDGELIKTVDVLLDLIARSRIKLNISCHMPPITYKEFSDYMARYECPEEIMVKAETWIVKKTPNRYDTKIPSEIFYEYVQDMRERMNKGMRISESAVWEAAVESMVMLSRGEKKTDVEVEVIGKSITDFRKRYRAALRKGTLDSAPDLDVLLLAKELSAGVVAADEGIKVWGERLGLRFLSAKSFPKMLREYLKYYE, encoded by the coding sequence GTGCTTGCAAAACAAAGATTTGTTCTGGATACAACCGCTTTTACAGATAACCAGCTCCGGGAAGACTTTGGAGATGGAGAGCTCATAAAAACAGTTGACGTGTTGCTGGACCTCATTGCAAGGTCCCGAATAAAACTTAACATAAGCTGTCATATGCCGCCAATCACCTACAAAGAGTTTTCAGATTACATGGCCCGTTATGAATGTCCTGAGGAAATAATGGTCAAAGCTGAAACCTGGATCGTTAAGAAAACTCCCAACCGCTACGACACCAAGATACCGTCGGAGATATTCTACGAGTACGTTCAGGATATGAGGGAACGTATGAACAAGGGGATGAGAATATCTGAAAGTGCAGTCTGGGAGGCTGCAGTTGAATCCATGGTTATGCTCTCCAGAGGGGAGAAAAAAACTGACGTTGAAGTTGAGGTCATTGGTAAATCAATTACAGACTTCCGAAAACGTTACAGAGCAGCTTTAAGGAAGGGTACCCTTGACAGCGCCCCTGATCTTGATGTTTTGCTCCTTGCAAAGGAGCTTAGTGCAGGAGTTGTTGCTGCAGATGAGGGAATCAAAGTCTGGGGTGAAAGACTGGGTCTGAGATTTTTGAGTGCAAAATCATTCCCTAAAATGCTCAGAGAATACCTCAAGTACTACGAATAA
- a CDS encoding zinc metalloprotease HtpX produces the protein MKGMSTWKLKLRLWAASVLLFGLLYVLVMLISYYFGFGGPGIYALFAIIIVFAQYMLGPKMVEMTMHVHYVSEAEAPHLHAMIEDLAIKANIPKPKVGIAEMNLPNAFAFGRTKRDGRICVTRGIMNLLDEDELEAVLGHEMSHIKHSDMIVMTMISVVPLICYYIFFSTLFSGGDRDNGSAIIGIAALGAYLLGQLLVLFVSRAREYYADQGSVELGCKPHKLASALYKLVYGSAKFNKDELKEVEGVKAFFVNDVSDARNEINDLRQLDINMDGIISEAELSELRYTPAKISTANKLMEILSTHPNMVKRVKRLAELS, from the coding sequence ATGAAGGGTATGAGTACCTGGAAGTTAAAATTAAGACTTTGGGCAGCTAGTGTGCTGCTATTTGGGCTTCTTTATGTTCTTGTAATGCTTATAAGTTATTACTTTGGATTTGGAGGGCCTGGAATATATGCTTTATTCGCGATAATTATAGTCTTCGCCCAGTACATGCTCGGTCCTAAGATGGTTGAGATGACCATGCATGTCCACTACGTATCTGAGGCTGAAGCTCCCCATTTACATGCAATGATCGAGGATCTTGCAATTAAGGCAAACATCCCCAAGCCAAAGGTTGGAATTGCTGAAATGAACCTTCCAAACGCATTTGCATTCGGCAGAACCAAGAGAGATGGAAGGATCTGTGTAACAAGAGGAATAATGAATCTTCTTGATGAAGATGAGCTTGAAGCTGTGCTTGGACATGAAATGTCCCACATAAAACACAGCGATATGATTGTGATGACCATGATAAGCGTTGTACCCCTTATCTGTTACTACATATTCTTCAGCACCCTGTTCTCAGGGGGAGATAGGGATAATGGAAGTGCAATCATTGGAATTGCAGCTCTCGGTGCTTACCTGTTAGGACAGCTTCTCGTCCTATTTGTTTCCCGTGCAAGGGAATACTACGCAGACCAGGGCAGTGTTGAGCTGGGATGCAAACCCCACAAACTTGCAAGTGCCCTTTACAAACTCGTTTATGGATCTGCTAAATTCAACAAAGATGAGTTGAAGGAAGTTGAGGGTGTGAAGGCATTCTTTGTTAACGATGTATCTGATGCACGAAACGAAATAAACGACCTCAGGCAGCTGGATATTAACATGGACGGCATTATAAGTGAAGCAGAACTTTCTGAGTTAAGGTACACCCCTGCAAAAATAAGTACTGCCAACAAATTAATGGAAATCCTTTCAACCCATCCAAACATGGTTAAAAGGGTTAAAAGACTGGCAGAATTGAGTTAA
- the hmgA gene encoding hydroxymethylglutaryl-CoA reductase (NADPH) yields MAGKEEIIQKLLDGNMKLHEIDRYTENVVDALEIRREFAEKLSNTSLEHVSRYSLDMGEAMKRNIENPIGTVQIPLGLAGPLKILGEHADGEFYVPLATSEGALVASINRGCSVIKASGGTTVRIVGDKMTRAPVIKAESVAQAVEVKKWIESNFKELKKAAEVTTRHGRLVKIDPVVVVGKYVYPRFVFTTGDSMGMNMVTIATEAALNLLTHKTGAHIIALSGNFCVDKKPSALNLIEGRGKTLVAEVLIPREIVEKKLKTTPEAVVEVNTAKNLIGSAIAGSMGFNAQYANIIGAVFLATGQDEAHIVEGSLGITTAEAVDGDLYFSVTLPDVPVATIGGGTRLETARECLEIMDAYGSGKVGKFSEILAGAVLAGELSLMGALAAGHLARAHKELGRG; encoded by the coding sequence ATGGCAGGAAAAGAGGAAATTATTCAAAAACTGTTAGATGGCAATATGAAACTCCATGAAATTGATAGATACACTGAAAATGTTGTGGATGCCCTTGAGATAAGGAGAGAATTTGCTGAAAAACTCTCAAACACCAGTCTGGAGCATGTTTCAAGGTACTCACTTGATATGGGAGAGGCCATGAAACGGAACATTGAAAACCCAATAGGAACTGTTCAAATACCATTAGGTCTTGCAGGACCTCTTAAAATCCTTGGTGAACATGCAGATGGAGAGTTCTACGTGCCACTGGCCACATCTGAAGGTGCACTGGTTGCATCCATCAACAGGGGCTGTTCCGTTATAAAAGCATCAGGTGGAACAACCGTAAGGATCGTTGGGGACAAAATGACTCGGGCACCAGTTATAAAAGCTGAATCCGTTGCTCAGGCCGTTGAAGTGAAGAAATGGATAGAATCCAACTTCAAAGAGCTTAAAAAAGCTGCAGAGGTAACAACAAGACATGGCAGACTTGTTAAAATAGACCCTGTGGTTGTGGTTGGTAAGTACGTTTATCCCCGCTTTGTTTTCACAACAGGCGACAGTATGGGGATGAACATGGTTACAATTGCAACTGAAGCTGCTTTAAACCTTTTAACCCATAAAACTGGTGCACATATCATTGCTTTAAGTGGTAACTTCTGTGTTGACAAGAAACCATCTGCACTGAACCTCATTGAGGGGCGTGGGAAGACTCTGGTTGCAGAGGTTTTGATTCCAAGGGAGATCGTTGAGAAGAAACTTAAAACAACACCTGAAGCAGTTGTTGAGGTTAACACTGCAAAGAACCTGATAGGTTCCGCTATTGCAGGAAGCATGGGATTTAACGCTCAGTACGCCAACATTATCGGGGCTGTTTTCCTTGCAACAGGTCAGGACGAAGCTCACATCGTTGAGGGAAGCCTTGGAATAACCACAGCTGAAGCAGTTGATGGTGACCTGTACTTCTCAGTCACCCTTCCAGATGTTCCAGTTGCAACCATCGGCGGGGGCACAAGGCTTGAAACTGCAAGAGAATGCCTTGAAATAATGGATGCCTACGGCAGTGGAAAGGTTGGTAAGTTTTCAGAGATACTTGCAGGAGCTGTGCTGGCTGGTGAGCTGTCACTCATGGGCGCACTTGCAGCCGGACACCTTGCACGGGCACATAAAGAGCTTGGAAGGGGATAA
- the aroD gene encoding type I 3-dehydroquinate dehydratase has protein sequence MTQKPMVCVPIFQKNEKSIFKAVENAVNSGADVLELRIDAMEDPFSVDVKGIIKDIKHPVIATNRMKAEGGFFKGTEEERVKILVECAKYAEFVDIELQTAEEDLSKIIKASKSTIISYHDFKRTPSCSELLKVVRRELEIGDIAKFAVMPTSINDTLIVLEVLSQVKNTIGISMGNIGRYTRVVAPLFGSPITFASLDKESAPGQLDIKNTKNILNEIGDWR, from the coding sequence TTGACTCAAAAACCAATGGTATGTGTCCCAATATTTCAAAAAAATGAGAAATCAATATTCAAAGCAGTAGAAAATGCTGTAAATAGTGGGGCGGACGTACTTGAGCTTAGAATTGATGCAATGGAAGATCCCTTTTCTGTGGATGTTAAAGGAATTATCAAGGATATAAAACATCCTGTGATTGCAACCAATAGGATGAAGGCTGAAGGCGGATTTTTTAAAGGAACAGAAGAAGAAAGGGTCAAAATATTAGTTGAATGTGCAAAATATGCTGAATTTGTTGATATAGAGCTTCAGACGGCTGAAGAAGACTTATCAAAAATTATAAAAGCTTCAAAATCAACAATAATTTCATATCATGATTTTAAAAGAACCCCTTCTTGCAGCGAACTTTTAAAGGTTGTAAGAAGGGAACTTGAAATTGGAGACATTGCAAAGTTTGCTGTAATGCCCACGAGTATAAACGACACTCTGATCGTACTGGAAGTTCTTTCACAGGTCAAAAATACAATAGGAATTTCCATGGGTAATATTGGAAGATACACAAGGGTTGTTGCACCTCTTTTTGGTTCACCAATCACATTTGCATCTCTTGATAAGGAATCAGCACCAGGCCAACTGGATATCAAAAACACAAAAAACATTTTGAATGAAATAGGAGACTGGCGGTGA
- a CDS encoding YwbE family protein, which yields MNGQNRKDIKAGIEVYIVLKKDQRTGKRTKGIVKNILTKSSFHPHGIKVRLQDGQVGRVQEIINDN from the coding sequence ATGAACGGACAAAATAGAAAGGATATAAAAGCAGGGATTGAAGTTTACATAGTGCTGAAAAAGGACCAGCGCACTGGAAAAAGAACCAAAGGGATTGTTAAGAATATATTAACCAAATCTTCATTCCACCCTCATGGAATAAAGGTAAGACTTCAAGATGGACAAGTAGGACGTGTTCAAGAAATTATAAATGATAATTAA
- a CDS encoding PRC-barrel domain-containing protein, translating into MELKAKKFLGKKVLDSDLFEVGEVSDFEFDTETWLIKSLMVSTGVMGIEGSFKVTCEEVDKVGDQIMLKLKKEEIDERAERPLQKSTESAKKTLENVGKSVTKTGGDIKKTVTSKSLRKKEEEED; encoded by the coding sequence GTGGAACTCAAAGCAAAGAAATTTTTAGGAAAAAAAGTCCTGGACAGCGACCTTTTTGAAGTTGGAGAAGTATCTGATTTTGAGTTTGATACAGAAACATGGCTCATCAAATCTTTAATGGTATCCACAGGTGTTATGGGCATTGAAGGTTCATTCAAGGTAACCTGTGAAGAGGTTGACAAAGTGGGAGACCAGATAATGCTCAAACTCAAAAAAGAGGAAATAGATGAAAGGGCAGAAAGACCACTCCAGAAAAGCACAGAAAGCGCTAAAAAAACACTTGAAAATGTTGGTAAATCCGTTACAAAAACCGGTGGGGACATTAAAAAGACAGTTACAAGTAAATCCCTGCGTAAAAAGGAAGAAGAAGAGGATTGA